A genomic window from Dethiosulfovibrio russensis includes:
- a CDS encoding heavy-metal-associated domain-containing protein, which translates to MMSHLLKVPDMSCAHCEARITAILEEMKVPSFSVNLSEKTVTIETDDLKRVIEALDDGGYEAEEI; encoded by the coding sequence ATGATGAGTCATTTGCTCAAGGTGCCTGATATGTCCTGTGCCCACTGTGAGGCCAGGATAACCGCCATACTGGAAGAGATGAAGGTTCCCAGTTTCTCGGTAAACCTGTCGGAAAAGACCGTCACGATCGAGACCGACGACCTTAAAAGGGTGATAGAGGCCCTCGACGACGGTGGCTACGAGGCCGAGGAGATCTAG
- a CDS encoding ABC transporter ATP-binding protein, which yields MNSTTLLEVNDLHVEVEGREVLKGVSLKIGEGEVHAVFGPNGSGKTTLLGSVMGLGKYRVTKGTILFGGTDITGMSVDERARLGVGMSFQRPPTINGVKLRSLLEICDGGDSAEIEALSEKLNVTPFLDREVNAGLSGGELKRVELLQLLLQKPELVFLDEPESGVDLENMALIGRASASVLGRERPMSACDGCPGTSCRVDVSLKEMKELRYKAGLLITHTGHIMDYVNVDRGHVMMDGRIVCSGNAGDILAEIRRSGYSECFRCLVKEGVRS from the coding sequence ATGAATTCGACGACACTGTTGGAGGTCAACGACCTTCACGTGGAGGTCGAGGGCCGGGAGGTACTGAAAGGCGTGTCCCTGAAGATCGGCGAGGGCGAAGTCCACGCCGTCTTCGGACCGAACGGCTCGGGCAAGACGACCCTTCTGGGAAGCGTCATGGGACTCGGTAAATACCGGGTCACCAAAGGAACTATTCTGTTCGGAGGCACGGATATCACCGGTATGTCCGTGGACGAGAGGGCCCGTCTCGGCGTGGGGATGTCGTTCCAGAGGCCTCCGACCATAAACGGCGTAAAGCTCAGATCGCTGCTAGAGATATGCGACGGAGGCGACTCCGCCGAGATAGAGGCCCTTTCGGAAAAACTTAATGTAACTCCTTTTCTTGACCGAGAGGTCAACGCCGGACTGTCCGGCGGCGAGCTCAAGAGGGTGGAGCTGCTTCAGCTGCTGCTTCAGAAGCCCGAGCTGGTCTTTCTGGACGAGCCCGAGTCCGGCGTCGACCTGGAGAACATGGCCCTCATAGGGCGGGCCTCCGCGTCGGTGCTCGGCAGAGAGAGGCCCATGTCCGCCTGCGACGGATGTCCCGGAACATCCTGTAGGGTGGACGTCTCTCTGAAGGAGATGAAAGAGCTTCGCTACAAGGCGGGACTTCTCATAACCCACACGGGCCACATAATGGACTACGTCAACGTGGACAGAGGCCACGTTATGATGGACGGTCGGATAGTCTGCTCCGGAAACGCCGGGGACATCCTGGCGGAGATCCGTCGAAGCGGATACTCCGAGTGCTTCCGCTGTCTCGTAAAGGAAGGGGTGCGGAGCTGA
- a CDS encoding DUF5665 domain-containing protein yields the protein MKYGRFLWVSFLGGIARGVGFALGLTVVAAALLWGLVGFLKTVVDWNLPFVGKYVAQFLQVVNDQMHLLQNGVR from the coding sequence ATGAAATACGGACGTTTCCTGTGGGTCTCGTTTCTCGGAGGTATCGCCAGAGGCGTAGGCTTCGCCCTGGGCCTGACCGTTGTGGCGGCGGCCCTTCTTTGGGGACTGGTCGGGTTTCTCAAAACAGTGGTGGACTGGAACCTGCCCTTCGTCGGTAAATACGTGGCCCAGTTTCTGCAGGTGGTAAACGATCAGATGCATCTGCTTCAAAACGGCGTCAGGTAG
- a CDS encoding DnaJ C-terminal domain-containing protein, with the protein MSVQYKDYYEILGVSKSAEESEIKRAYRKLAKKYHPDVNKSTEGEKRYKEVNEAYEVLRDPKKRKLYDELGPNWQNGQDFAPPGEGYGGYGPGGRRVHMDFGGDMGGFSDFFKTIFGNMGGMGMDGMSMEDDMFFGGGGQSRGRDQSVTLEIPLSDAAKAPIKRKMTLQGPRGRRTLEVNLPRGIADGSKLTLKGQGGQSGGSPRGDLHITVKLIEDSRFEVRGHDLTTTVKVTPWDAALGMDALAVSTLDGSVKIKLPQGTQTGRRLRLKGKGLPLRGSGNGDLYVKIEIVIPEKLTDRERELFEALREESTFAPK; encoded by the coding sequence ATGTCGGTACAATACAAGGATTACTACGAGATTCTGGGCGTTTCCAAAAGCGCCGAGGAGTCGGAGATAAAGAGAGCATACAGGAAGCTGGCCAAGAAGTATCATCCCGACGTGAACAAGAGCACCGAGGGAGAGAAGAGATATAAGGAGGTCAACGAGGCCTACGAGGTGCTTCGGGATCCCAAGAAGAGAAAGCTGTACGACGAGCTTGGCCCCAACTGGCAGAACGGCCAGGATTTCGCCCCTCCCGGCGAGGGATACGGAGGCTACGGCCCCGGGGGCAGAAGGGTTCACATGGATTTCGGCGGGGATATGGGGGGCTTCAGCGATTTCTTCAAGACCATCTTCGGCAACATGGGCGGGATGGGAATGGACGGTATGTCCATGGAAGACGATATGTTTTTCGGAGGAGGGGGCCAATCCAGAGGACGGGATCAGTCGGTGACCCTGGAGATTCCCCTTTCCGACGCGGCAAAAGCTCCCATAAAAAGAAAGATGACCTTGCAGGGGCCGAGAGGACGAAGGACCTTGGAGGTGAATCTTCCGAGAGGCATCGCCGACGGCAGCAAGCTGACCCTTAAAGGCCAGGGAGGGCAGTCCGGAGGGAGCCCCAGAGGGGATCTGCATATCACGGTCAAGTTGATCGAGGATTCCAGATTCGAGGTAAGAGGACACGATCTGACGACCACGGTCAAGGTAACCCCCTGGGACGCAGCCTTGGGGATGGACGCTCTAGCCGTTTCCACCCTGGACGGATCGGTGAAGATAAAGCTGCCTCAGGGAACCCAGACCGGCAGGAGACTGAGGCTTAAGGGAAAGGGACTTCCCCTCAGAGGCAGCGGCAACGGAGATCTTTACGTGAAGATCGAGATCGTGATTCCGGAGAAGCTGACAGATCGAGAGAGAGAGCTTTTCGAGGCTCTTCGAGAGGAATCGACCTTCGCTCCCAAATAA
- a CDS encoding SufB/SufD family protein: protein MDIDRKAYGHRAPERPDLARLADLPEEDKATLVRSGIDPNAQVSGSFMLTDSSTVHCNCSDPNVEVLPMQTAMDLHDGLKEYSWKLMEKESDQVDGGYFIRSRPGATVTYPLQTCLYLAEDRSAQDVHNIVIAEEGSTLNILSGCASAPGVRSGLHVGISEIYVKKGATLSFTMVHNWAEEMAVRPKTKIMVEEGGTFISNYICLKPAKDLVMYPTAILNGEGAVATFNSVFLATPGSTIDSGSRVILKAPDTRAEVVSRAVSMGGKIYARGHLVGEVPGVKAHLECDGLILSDSGLIHAIPELEARCNDLEMSHEAAVGKIAQEEIEYLMARGLSEEDARSLIIKGFLSLDIMGLPDELKRDMEETIRKAGSEGAM, encoded by the coding sequence ATGGACATAGATAGAAAAGCCTACGGACACAGGGCTCCCGAGAGGCCCGATCTGGCCAGACTGGCGGACCTTCCCGAGGAGGACAAAGCCACACTGGTCCGAAGCGGAATAGACCCGAACGCCCAGGTCTCCGGCAGCTTCATGCTGACAGACAGCTCCACCGTTCACTGTAATTGCTCCGACCCCAACGTCGAGGTGCTTCCTATGCAGACCGCCATGGACCTGCACGACGGCCTGAAGGAATACAGCTGGAAACTCATGGAAAAGGAATCGGATCAGGTCGACGGAGGCTATTTCATAAGGTCCAGGCCTGGAGCCACCGTCACATATCCGCTCCAGACCTGTCTCTACCTGGCGGAGGATCGATCCGCCCAGGACGTCCACAACATAGTGATAGCCGAGGAGGGCTCCACTCTCAATATACTGAGCGGCTGCGCCTCCGCTCCGGGGGTGAGGTCCGGTCTCCACGTGGGGATATCGGAGATCTACGTCAAAAAGGGAGCGACTCTGTCGTTCACCATGGTCCACAACTGGGCGGAGGAAATGGCGGTCCGTCCCAAGACCAAGATAATGGTGGAGGAAGGGGGAACCTTCATCTCCAACTACATATGCCTGAAACCGGCCAAGGACCTGGTAATGTACCCCACGGCGATCCTTAACGGCGAAGGGGCAGTGGCCACCTTCAACAGTGTCTTTCTCGCAACACCGGGATCCACCATAGACTCGGGGTCCAGGGTGATACTGAAGGCCCCCGATACCAGGGCCGAGGTCGTCTCCAGAGCCGTCTCCATGGGCGGAAAGATATACGCCAGGGGGCATCTGGTGGGAGAGGTGCCGGGAGTGAAGGCCCATCTGGAGTGCGACGGCCTCATCCTCTCCGATAGCGGACTTATCCACGCCATTCCCGAGCTGGAGGCCCGCTGCAACGACCTGGAAATGTCCCACGAGGCGGCTGTAGGGAAGATAGCCCAGGAGGAGATAGAGTATCTCATGGCCCGGGGGCTCTCTGAGGAGGACGCTCGGTCGCTCATAATAAAGGGATTCCTGTCGCTGGACATAATGGGCTTGCCCGACGAACTCAAGAGAGACATGGAGGAAACCATCCGCAAGGCCGGATCGGAAGGAGCCATGTAA